A stretch of Episyrphus balteatus chromosome 2, idEpiBalt1.1, whole genome shotgun sequence DNA encodes these proteins:
- the LOC129908196 gene encoding leucine-rich repeat flightless-interacting protein 2 isoform X4, with protein sequence MDSPGAVGRRRGNSRVNAEDQALDQIAKEAEARLAARRQARAEAREIRMRELERQQKELEQNADRVFDMQTAAGIDPLARSRLNASSVTGVVNSVRASSMSSRRSSEDSLEEEGRSLRDIRHELKDVEERFRKAMIANAQLDNERASQSYQIQLLKDKLEEMEESFSQLQREFKEKTRECNAFKRNLDKLTEELKLVHGQLTERDALIAEQGLVIVAVENEDGSDAKRALVTLENAQLLGSVQGSLDVRLKKFSEEKIQLQAEVQNLQDQLENVKTQGRGRGNSMNGTLGSDEDYEAQREANKIISDYKYKLQKAEQEIASLQASLARSETQVIRYKSTAEAAEKAEAELKIERRKLQRENREAMERLEELETSNNHLLKRLDKLKNAKSALLKEL encoded by the exons GCTGAAGCAAGACTGGCAGCTAGACGCCAGGCACGTGCTGAAGCACGAGAAATTCGCATGCGCGAATTGGAACGCCAGCAAAAGGAACTGGAACAAAATGCTGATCGAGTTTTCGATATGCAAACAGCAGCCGGCATTGATCCGCTGGCCAGATCGCGTCTCAATGCATCCAGTGTCACCGGTGTGGTTAATTCAGTACGTGCCAGTTCCATGTCCTCCCGCAGAAGTAGTGAAGATTCCTTGGAAGAGGAAGGACGCAGTTTACGTGATATTAGGCATGAACTCAAG gatgtCGAGGAACGTTTTCGAAAAGCAATGATAGCCAATGCACAATTAGATAACGAACGAGCCTCACAATCTTATCAAATTCAATTGCTCAAGGATAAACTGGAAGAAATGGAAGAATCCTTTTCACAGTTACAGCGTGAATTTAAAGAGAAAACACGTGAATGCAATGCATTCAAGCGTAACCTTGACAAATTAACAGAAGAACTGAAGCTTGTCCATGGCCAGCTGACTGAACGTGATGCTTTAATTGCTGAGCAGGGTTTGGTCATTGTAGCTGTCGAAAATGAGGATGGCTCTGATGCCAAACGTGCTCTAGTCACTTTAGAAAATGCACAATTGTTAGGATCCGTTCAAGGTTCTTTAG atgTTCGACTTAAAAAATTCAGCgaagaaaaaattcaacttcAAGCTGAAGTGCAAAATTTACAGGACCAATTAGAAAATGTCAAGACACAGGGACGAGGAAGGGGTAATTCAATGAATGGTACCCTTGGTTCCGATGAGGATTATGAAGCTCAAA gAGAAGCAAATAAAATCATCTCTGATTACAAATATAAATTGCAAAAAGCCGAACAAGAAATTGCTAGTCTACAAGCCAGCTTAGCTAGATCAGAAACACAAGTTATACGATATAAAAGTACAGCGGAAGCAGCTGAAAAAGCCGAAGCTGAGTTGAAAATCGAAAGGAGAAAACTCCAACGAGAA aACCGTGAAGCAATGGAACGACTAGAAGAATTAGAAACATCTAATAATCACCTTCTAAAACGACTGGATAAATTAAAGAATGCCAAGAGTGCTCTTCTCAAAGAACTCTGA
- the LOC129908196 gene encoding leucine-rich repeat flightless-interacting protein 2 isoform X1, producing the protein MSEVINKSTNELIYDQYTNEENNNNNNHKNSLRKSSTDDYDEIGEEFDFSDSELNDDSCNVSVNNCIKSDNKMSVNDVCDVTVNNGVTIVDIGMSKPTDLNLDQSKTVEMDAFCPITPSKIFDCEENNKFDNGTGENTPNGHRSGELEDDDDDNEAEEDDELIVQFLGQANQIAEARLAARRQARAEAREIRMRELERQQKELEQNADRVFDMQTAAGIDPLARSRLNASSVTGVVNSVRASSMSSRRSSEDSLEEEGRSLRDIRHELKDVEERFRKAMIANAQLDNERASQSYQIQLLKDKLEEMEESFSQLQREFKEKTRECNAFKRNLDKLTEELKLVHGQLTERDALIAEQGLVIVAVENEDGSDAKRALVTLENAQLLGSVQGSLDVRLKKFSEEKIQLQAEVQNLQDQLENVKTQGRGRGNSMNGTLGSDEDYEAQREANKIISDYKYKLQKAEQEIASLQASLARSETQVIRYKSTAEAAEKAEAELKIERRKLQRENREAMERLEELETSNNHLLKRLDKLKNAKSALLKEL; encoded by the exons ATGTCAGAAGTGATAAATAAATCAACTAATGAATTGATCTATGATCAATACACAAATGaggagaataataataataataatcataaaaATAGTTTAAGAAAATCCTCCACCGACGATTATGATGAAATCGGTGAAGAATTCGATTTTAGTGATAGTGAATTAAATGATGACAGTTGTAATGTCAGTGTCAATAATTGTATTAAGTCTGATAACAAAATGAGTGTAAATGACGTTTGTGACGTCACTGTAAATAATGGTGTTACCATAGTAGACATTGGTATGTCTAAACCAACAGATCTAAATCTTGACCAATCGAAAACAGTTGAAATGGATGCATTCTGTCCAATTACACCGAGTAAAATTTTCGATTGTGAGGAGAATAATAAATTTGACAACGGCACTGGTGAGAACACTCCGAATGGGCATCGCAGTGGCGAATTGgaagacgacgatgatgataatGAAGCAGAAGAAGATGACGAATTGATTGTACAATTTCTAGGACAAGCTAATCAAATT GCTGAAGCAAGACTGGCAGCTAGACGCCAGGCACGTGCTGAAGCACGAGAAATTCGCATGCGCGAATTGGAACGCCAGCAAAAGGAACTGGAACAAAATGCTGATCGAGTTTTCGATATGCAAACAGCAGCCGGCATTGATCCGCTGGCCAGATCGCGTCTCAATGCATCCAGTGTCACCGGTGTGGTTAATTCAGTACGTGCCAGTTCCATGTCCTCCCGCAGAAGTAGTGAAGATTCCTTGGAAGAGGAAGGACGCAGTTTACGTGATATTAGGCATGAACTCAAG gatgtCGAGGAACGTTTTCGAAAAGCAATGATAGCCAATGCACAATTAGATAACGAACGAGCCTCACAATCTTATCAAATTCAATTGCTCAAGGATAAACTGGAAGAAATGGAAGAATCCTTTTCACAGTTACAGCGTGAATTTAAAGAGAAAACACGTGAATGCAATGCATTCAAGCGTAACCTTGACAAATTAACAGAAGAACTGAAGCTTGTCCATGGCCAGCTGACTGAACGTGATGCTTTAATTGCTGAGCAGGGTTTGGTCATTGTAGCTGTCGAAAATGAGGATGGCTCTGATGCCAAACGTGCTCTAGTCACTTTAGAAAATGCACAATTGTTAGGATCCGTTCAAGGTTCTTTAG atgTTCGACTTAAAAAATTCAGCgaagaaaaaattcaacttcAAGCTGAAGTGCAAAATTTACAGGACCAATTAGAAAATGTCAAGACACAGGGACGAGGAAGGGGTAATTCAATGAATGGTACCCTTGGTTCCGATGAGGATTATGAAGCTCAAA gAGAAGCAAATAAAATCATCTCTGATTACAAATATAAATTGCAAAAAGCCGAACAAGAAATTGCTAGTCTACAAGCCAGCTTAGCTAGATCAGAAACACAAGTTATACGATATAAAAGTACAGCGGAAGCAGCTGAAAAAGCCGAAGCTGAGTTGAAAATCGAAAGGAGAAAACTCCAACGAGAA aACCGTGAAGCAATGGAACGACTAGAAGAATTAGAAACATCTAATAATCACCTTCTAAAACGACTGGATAAATTAAAGAATGCCAAGAGTGCTCTTCTCAAAGAACTCTGA
- the LOC129908196 gene encoding leucine-rich repeat flightless-interacting protein 2 isoform X2, producing the protein MCNDNMSEVINKSTNELIYDQYTNEENNNNNNHKNSLRKSSTDDYDEIGEEFDFSDSELNDDSCNVSVNNCIKSDNKMSVNDVCDVTVNNGVTIVDIGMSKPTDLNLDQSKTVEMDAFCPITPSKIFDCEENNKFDNGTGENTPNGHRSGELEDDDDDNEAEEDDELIVQFLGQANQIAEARLAARRQARAEAREIRMRELERQQKELEQNADRVFDMQTAAGIDPLARSRLNASSVTGVVNSVRASSMSSRRSSEDSLEEEGRSLRDIRHELKDVEERFRKAMIANAQLDNERASQSYQIQLLKDKLEEMEESFSQLQREFKEKTRECNAFKRNLDKLTEELKLVHGQLTERDALIAEQGLVIVAVENEDGSDAKRALVTLENAQLLGSVQGSLDVRLKKFSEEKIQLQAEVQNLQDQLENVKTQGRGRGNSMNGTLGSDEDYEAQREANKIISDYKYKLQKAEQEIASLQASLARSETQVIRYKSTAEAAEKAEAELKIERRKLQREELVIHFWDECHCQ; encoded by the exons a TGTGCAATGACAATATGTCAGAAGTGATAAATAAATCAACTAATGAATTGATCTATGATCAATACACAAATGaggagaataataataataataatcataaaaATAGTTTAAGAAAATCCTCCACCGACGATTATGATGAAATCGGTGAAGAATTCGATTTTAGTGATAGTGAATTAAATGATGACAGTTGTAATGTCAGTGTCAATAATTGTATTAAGTCTGATAACAAAATGAGTGTAAATGACGTTTGTGACGTCACTGTAAATAATGGTGTTACCATAGTAGACATTGGTATGTCTAAACCAACAGATCTAAATCTTGACCAATCGAAAACAGTTGAAATGGATGCATTCTGTCCAATTACACCGAGTAAAATTTTCGATTGTGAGGAGAATAATAAATTTGACAACGGCACTGGTGAGAACACTCCGAATGGGCATCGCAGTGGCGAATTGgaagacgacgatgatgataatGAAGCAGAAGAAGATGACGAATTGATTGTACAATTTCTAGGACAAGCTAATCAAATT GCTGAAGCAAGACTGGCAGCTAGACGCCAGGCACGTGCTGAAGCACGAGAAATTCGCATGCGCGAATTGGAACGCCAGCAAAAGGAACTGGAACAAAATGCTGATCGAGTTTTCGATATGCAAACAGCAGCCGGCATTGATCCGCTGGCCAGATCGCGTCTCAATGCATCCAGTGTCACCGGTGTGGTTAATTCAGTACGTGCCAGTTCCATGTCCTCCCGCAGAAGTAGTGAAGATTCCTTGGAAGAGGAAGGACGCAGTTTACGTGATATTAGGCATGAACTCAAG gatgtCGAGGAACGTTTTCGAAAAGCAATGATAGCCAATGCACAATTAGATAACGAACGAGCCTCACAATCTTATCAAATTCAATTGCTCAAGGATAAACTGGAAGAAATGGAAGAATCCTTTTCACAGTTACAGCGTGAATTTAAAGAGAAAACACGTGAATGCAATGCATTCAAGCGTAACCTTGACAAATTAACAGAAGAACTGAAGCTTGTCCATGGCCAGCTGACTGAACGTGATGCTTTAATTGCTGAGCAGGGTTTGGTCATTGTAGCTGTCGAAAATGAGGATGGCTCTGATGCCAAACGTGCTCTAGTCACTTTAGAAAATGCACAATTGTTAGGATCCGTTCAAGGTTCTTTAG atgTTCGACTTAAAAAATTCAGCgaagaaaaaattcaacttcAAGCTGAAGTGCAAAATTTACAGGACCAATTAGAAAATGTCAAGACACAGGGACGAGGAAGGGGTAATTCAATGAATGGTACCCTTGGTTCCGATGAGGATTATGAAGCTCAAA gAGAAGCAAATAAAATCATCTCTGATTACAAATATAAATTGCAAAAAGCCGAACAAGAAATTGCTAGTCTACAAGCCAGCTTAGCTAGATCAGAAACACAAGTTATACGATATAAAAGTACAGCGGAAGCAGCTGAAAAAGCCGAAGCTGAGTTGAAAATCGAAAGGAGAAAACTCCAACGAGAA GAATTGGTGATCCATTTCTGGGATGAGTGCCATTGCCAATGA